In Streptomyces pluripotens, the genomic window ACCCTCGGTCCACAGCAGGAGGCGTTTGCCGTCGCCGCTGACCTCGAAGTGGTCGGCTGCGGCCAGGTGCTCCAGACGCCGCTGGGCGAGGTCGTAGCGCTCCAACTCGGTGTGCGGATCGGGATCCTCCGGGTGGGCGCGGGAAGCACCGAGGACCCCGTGCACGGGGTGGCGCAGCCAGAGGACGCCGTCCTTGGCGGCACGTAGAGCGGAATAGCGGCCGGCCTCGACCGGGAAGGGCACGATCCGGTCGGCGAGCCCGTCGAGGTCGATCCTGGTGGCGGGGGTGCCCTCGCTGTCGGGGGTCTCGTCCTTGTCGGGGGTTTCGAAGGGACGCCCGTGCCGCTGCGGACCGAACGGGGAAGGTGTGGTGGCGGCCAGAGTGATCAGGTGCGGGCGTGCGCCGACCACGAACGCCAGGTCGAAGACGTGCTCGTCGTAGACCGGGTCGAAGGCCCGGTTGGAGAGGAAGGCGAGGTGCTTGCCGTCGAGGGTGAAGGCGGGCGCGTAATCCTGGAAGCGCAGCGGGGTCGCTTCGGTGACGGACAGGTCGGTGGTGTGGGCGATGCGCAGTTGCGAGAGCGGGCGCGGTCCGGGATGAGCCCAGGCGAGCCAGGCGGAATCTGGTGAGAAGGCGAGGCCGGAAACCTCGCCGTCGTCGCTGCGGTCGACCTCGCGGATCTCGCCGGTCTCCCGTTCGACGAGCAGCAGCCGCCCGTCGTGGGAGGCGACGGCGGCCCGGCCGCCATCGGGGGCCACGGCCAGTTCCAGAACGCGGCCGAGCCGTCCGGCGGCGAGCCGGCGGGGCGTGACGCCGGGCACGGTGCCGGTCGCGGGGGCGAACTCCAGGGCGTCGTCGCCCTCCGCGCCCGTCACCCACACCACCCATTCCTCACCCTCGGCACGGAAGGCGCGCGGCATCCGGGCACGGACGCCAGGGGTGACGGCGAGAGCACGGGCGGGGCCGGAGCGGTGGGTGACCCAGTGGACACCGCCGCGCACGCAGACGGCACTACCTCGCGCGGTGTGGCCGGGGGACGCCTCCCCGAACCAGCCGGCCGCGTCCAGTGGATACGGCCGCAGGTCGAGGCGGGGGCCGCCGAGCCGCACCTGAAGCCGGCGTGGTTCGGCCCCCTCCAGGTCCTCCAGCAGCCACAGTTCACCGGCGGAGCAATAGACGACCCGGCTGCCGTCGGCGGTGGCGTGCCGTGCGTAGAAACCTCCGAGGGGGGTGTGTCGACGCAGGTCGGAGCCGTCGGCCAGGGAGGAGTAGAGCGCGCCCGCGCCCTCGTGGTCGGAGAGGAAGGCGATCCGGTCCCCCACCCACACCGGGCACTCGATGTTCCCGTCGATGTCCTGGTGCAACCGTACGAACTCCCCGGTGCCCGCTTCGCCTCCCGCGGCACGGTCTATCCACAGTTTGCCTGCCGTACCGCCCCGGTAACGCTTCCAATGGGCGGCCTCACGAGCCATCGGCGCCGACAGCAGCACAGTGGCCGGCCCGAACGCCACATGGCCGACGGGCCCGTAGGGCAGTGCCTCGGCCGGTCCGCCGTCCAGCGGGACCGCGTGCGCCCAGGTGTGCCGGACACTGGAGCGGCCCTGCGCCCCGA contains:
- a CDS encoding S41 family peptidase is translated as MTFVAEDDIWLAPLDGGRAWRVSADNMPVASPRIASDGRHIAWTSTRDGAPEVHLAPLDGGPAKRLTYWGNRRTDVRGWTVDGRVLVLGAQGRSSVRHTWAHAVPLDGGPAEALPYGPVGHVAFGPATVLLSAPMAREAAHWKRYRGGTAGKLWIDRAAGGEAGTGEFVRLHQDIDGNIECPVWVGDRIAFLSDHEGAGALYSSLADGSDLRRHTPLGGFYARHATADGSRVVYCSAGELWLLEDLEGAEPRRLQVRLGGPRLDLRPYPLDAAGWFGEASPGHTARGSAVCVRGGVHWVTHRSGPARALAVTPGVRARMPRAFRAEGEEWVVWVTGAEGDDALEFAPATGTVPGVTPRRLAAGRLGRVLELAVAPDGGRAAVASHDGRLLLVERETGEIREVDRSDDGEVSGLAFSPDSAWLAWAHPGPRPLSQLRIAHTTDLSVTEATPLRFQDYAPAFTLDGKHLAFLSNRAFDPVYDEHVFDLAFVVGARPHLITLAATTPSPFGPQRHGRPFETPDKDETPDSEGTPATRIDLDGLADRIVPFPVEAGRYSALRAAKDGVLWLRHPVHGVLGASRAHPEDPDPHTELERYDLAQRRLEHLAAADHFEVSGDGKRLLLWTEGRLRVVPSDRRTGTDDDTSVTVDLARIRQTVDPAAEWRQMYDETGRLMRDHFWRSDLGGVDWDAVLDRYRPLLDRIATHSDLVDLLWEVHGELGTSHAYVSPRSGFGGGARHGLLGADISRHEDGSWRVDRILPTETSDPDARAPLAAPGVAVRLGDAIIAVAGHPVDPVTGPGPLLVGTAGQPVELTISPADGGEPRRTVVIPVDDEEPLRYHAWVADRRAHVHAVSGGRLGYLHVPDMQAPGWAQIHRDLRVEVAREGLVVDVRENRGGHTSQLVVEKLARRIIGWDIPRSMRPTSYPRDAPRGPVVAVANEFSGSDGDIVNAALKALGIGPVVGTRTWGGVIGIDSRYRLVDGTLVTQPKYAMWLEGQGWGVENHGVDPDVEVVQRPQDWAAGRDAQLDEAIRLALEALESAPAKTPPAVPVQKTPGTAPRATDDPRPND